A stretch of DNA from Clostridium sp. JN-9:
ACCTGGGCAAATTCATTAAATTACAGCGATATTAAAAGTAATCATAAAGGTGAGAAATCAAAGGTAATAAGAAAAAGAGTTGAAATTGCAAGAAAAATTCAACAGGAAAGATTTAAACATGAAGGTATTTATACAAATTCACAAATGGATATAAATTTAATAAATAAATACTGTAAAACTGATTATAAAACTGAACAGCTCTTAGAAAAGGTATTTGAGAAATATGGCTTAAGCACTAGAGCTTACAGCAGGATATTAAAGGTGGCAAGAACAATTTCAGATTTAGAAAACTCTGAGGATATAAAACAGAGTCATGTTATGGAAGCACTTGAATATAGAAGGTTTTTGGATAATCAGATTGTTTAATATAAAGGGGCTGTCGCATTAGCAGTTAAAACTGCTGATGCAAGGCTCATTTTTTATTGAAGGCTGAAACTAAAGATTAAAGATTAAAGAATAAAGAACAAATAATGTTGATTTTCTTACAGAAAATCTTAAAATTCAATTTGCTGAGTGAATCATGCGTTTTAAGAACCAAGGATGGCTCTAATTACAGTTTAACTAATAGAGTTAAAAAAGGATTTGAAAAATCCAGAGCCGATAGGCTGCCCCTTAAAACCCAAAGATTAAAGTCTGTTCTTTAATCTTTCCTGCTTTAGATATATGGCTCTTTTATTAAATAGTGTTGATAAAGTAACAAGTTCATGTTAGGGACAGGCTAATTAAAACATATTTTAGCATTTCTCATATTTGTATATGTATTTTCAATATTAATTTTACTTCTTGCTTCTATAAATTTATTTATTGTAGATGAAATATTATTAGAATTAGAACTCTTTAAGAATTTGAATAAGCTTAAATAATTATTTAAATATTTCGTTGCTACTCCTCTAAAACGGTATATCCATTCCATGCAGTCACATCTATATTTTACTGCTTCAGAGCTATTATCAAGGAATTTATTAATCTCCCTTATTTTCTTTCTTTTAAAGAACATGGCAAAAAAGCTTTTCGGTCTTGAGATTACATGTTTATTTTTATTTAATAATTTTCCAATATGATTTTCCATATCCATTGCATTCATACGTCCCATTCCCACTGCTCTGGAATAAATATTTTTATGTGAATCCAGTGCTGTAATAACGCAGACTTTATTATTGCTGATATTAATGTAACTTACGCTTTGATCATGAACTCTCTTTTCATTATGTTCAATGCCTTTCTGTCCCTTCCGGGAGAATTTTAAGAAGAAATTATAAAGTTCAAACTTTCCCTGCATTTTATTTTGTTTAACCATTTTCAAGGCAGAAAGCAGCTTGTGCCTCCAGTAAAATAGTGTTACATAAGAAACGCCAATTTCTCTAGCTGCCGCCTTAAGGGATAAGCCTTCCAAAGTACACCTAATAAATGATTCCCACTTTTCAGGGAAGTGAGTCCTAGCAATTGGCGTGTTTGTAAAGTCATTAAATGTTCTTCTACAGCTTTTGCATATATATCTTTGTTTACCATTGTATTTTCCGTATAGCACTGTATGGGTGCAGCCACAGTATGGGCATTTTCTTTCAGAATCATGTCTTAATGAAGCAAAATAAGATAATATATTTATATCAGTACATTTTTTATTCTCCATGGTAATCCAATCCTTTCAGTAATATGTAGGTATCTTAATTATTACCATTAAAGGATTGTCCTATTCACATCAACATTATTATTTAAAAGAGCCATAGGTGTCTATAGAAAGTAAATATATAAACACCACAATATATTGCATGTAAATTCATTAGTGCGACAGCCCCTTTATTATTATATTTTATTAATCAAGTTTACATAATAAAAATTATGAGTAATGCAAAAAAAGTAAACTAAATTATTTGTATAAATTTCTTATATATGACAAAAATCTAATTATAATAATTAAAGCAATTTGGTAATATGTCAAGAACAAAATAAAAAGAAAATGAAATGATTCTTCAAAAAAAGGGTAACCCTAATAAACATACAGTCAAATCAGAATGTATGTTCGTGTGTCTTATATAATTAATCTACTCTATTTGAAGAGTAGAGTTGATTTTTAGCCAGCAATCCAAAAATCAAACGGATTAATTTACGAGAAGTTAGCGCGAGTGCTCGTTTATGCTGATGTGTAGTCACTTCAGCAAATTTCTTCTGGTAGAAAGCTTGATATTCAGGAACGTGTCTTATGACACTACCAGCGGCTTCTATCAGATAATAACGTAAATAACGGTTACCTGCTTTGTTCATTGGCGTATTTTCAGCCTTGAAATCACCAGATTGATTTTCTTTCCATACGATGCCAGCATATTTAGCAATAGCATCATTATTAGGGAATGCATGCACACTGCCTAATTCGGCAAGAATACCACTGGAATAAACAGGGCCAAAACCAGGGATTGACATGAGAATTTGATATTCCACAGGATTCATTCCCATAACCGCTTTCTCAATGGCTTTATTAATAGTACTCAGTTCTTTTTCAAAAGCCTGAATACAGTTAAAAGAGCATGCAATTGAAATCGTTAATGGCTCATACAAGCATTTATCAAGGCGATATGAATTACGAGCAGCTTGTTGAAGAATTTTAGCAGTCATCTGTGGATCAGAAATTCTCTTTCGACTCTTTGTATTGATGAATTCAACAAGTTCTTCTATGGAAGCATTTGCAATGTCTTCAGAAGATAAAAAATCCGTCAGGATAGAGGAAGCAGTGGCACCATATTTATTAGAAAAAGGATGTTCTTCACCATCTAACAAAGCAAATTCGCTAAACTTGAGAAATACATTTGATAGCATATATGTCTTCTCCCTGGTTAAGCATTCAACTATATGAAGCCTGTGTCTTGTAAGCCTTTGTAGGGCAAGGTATTGAGAACCACGCCAAGGCTCAGTATGAATCCTGCCGACTCTTGCAAAATCAGCAATAACAAAAGAGTCAATGCCATCATTTTTGTTAAGAGCATTAAAGGAATCTTTGTAGTTAGCAACTTCCTTAGGATTCAAACAGTAGACGTAGGGTTTATATGGCACAAATTTTTCACTTGCAGATAAAAAATTAGCTATATGCACGCCATAAAATGAAGTAGACTCAAGACCAATAATAGTAACCTTAAATATATTATTTTCTAGTATCTTGACGAGCATGGATTCTAGTTGTTCTGCACCAGATTGTGTATTAGGAACAGGTTTCATTTTAATAAAAAATTCCTGTTCAAAGTTAATTGCAGAGACAACATTTTGTCTCGCACCAATATCGATACCAACAAATAGAGTTGATAAGTAATCTACTTTCTTCATGAAATCACCACCTTTCGAAAGTAATGAGGAAATTAGAAAAGGAATTATCCTAATCCAGAGTACTGACTGCAACCTCGCGTAATCAGCATTCAACCAAGCGAAATACCTTGCTGGTGGCTACGAATGGAGATGCAACATTCGTGTAAGCAGAATTTGATACTCTGGTCAGGCTGCAAGCTTTCTAGGCAATAACAATATGTTTTGCAGGAGAATACAGCAGTAACCTTCGCTAAAGTCCGTTAGGACTATTTTAGCATTAGGAAATTCCTTTATAAATAGTTAATGTAAGTTGTATAGATAGGAATGTAAAATAGATAGCAATAATGAATTGGGGGAATCCCCACAGAAAAACATAGATACTTTCTTATCTATACTAAAATATAAAAATAAATAAGTTTATAGCAGTCATTTAACTGACTATAAACTTATTATACGAGGAGAATAAAAATGAATTTTTATAATTACTGGATAGTAAATATGCCTATACCCAAAAGAACTAAAAATAAGCTAATGTCTGAGTTTAAAAATTCAGAAGATATTTATTATGCATTAAAAAATGGATATTGTGACATTATAAATTATGAAGAAATAATTAATTTTTTTAAAAATGATTATAATGATAACATTAAAAGAAAAATTAATTATCTATCTGAGGATGGAGTTGATCTAACATTAATAAACAGCATTAACTATCCTAAAAGTTTACTTAATATTAAAAACCCACCCTTTGGTCTCTTTTATAAAGGCAATATAGAGAAGCTAAATGATAAATACAATGTTTCCATTGTTGGTGCAAGAAAATGCAGTTATTACGGCAGAAACGTTACAGAGTTAATTTGTAAAGAACTTAGTATAAATAAAATCAATATTATAAGTGGATTGGCCAGAGGAATTGATTCAATAGCACATGAATCTGCCTTAAACAATGGAGGGTATACCTGTGGAGTGTTAGGATGCGGTATTGATATGGTTTATCCTAAGGAAAATAAAAAAATATACGATATAATGAAAAGCAGAGGATGCATAATAAGTGAGTTTTTGCCAGGCACTGGGCCGCTTAAAGATAATTTCCCAATTAGAAACAGAATTATTAGCGGACTCAGCCAATTAGTGATTGTTATTGAGGCAGGTGAAAAAAGCGGCTCTTTAATAACAACAAGTTTTGCAAATGATCAGGGTAAATATGTAATGGCTGTTCCAGGATCAGTACTTTCAAATTGCAGTATGGGTACAAATAGGTTAATACAAGATGGAGCAATAGTTTATACTGAAGTTAAAGATATATTTGACTGCATAAAATATACATATACAAATACATCTAATGCATCCTGCAAAAATAATGTTAATGACAAATTTACTTATCTTGAAAACAAAATATATAATGTAATTAATGATAATCCTATACATATTGATGATATTATTAAAATAACTAATATTGACATTAATCGTTTATATGAGGTATTATTTGAATTGCAACTGAAAAAGCATATTACTTGTTTAGCAGGTAATTATTATGTTAAGCTATATAAGTAAAATTTTATATGTAGACAATACTATAAATGGTGTACAATGTATACTTAATGATTATGTGTATAAAGGTCTTAAATAGATACTTCAAATCAAGGGGGTGTAAAACTCTGATTATATTTAATTAGAGGAAATAATGGGACGAAAATTAGTTATAGTTGAATCACCAGCAAAAGCTAAAACAATAGGTAAATACTTAGGCAAAAATTATGTAGTAGAAGCTTCAATGGGACATGTTAGAGATTTGCCTAAAAGTCAAATTGGAGTGGATATAGAAAATAATTTTGAGCCTAAATATATAACAATCAGGGG
This window harbors:
- a CDS encoding IS110 family transposase, whose amino-acid sequence is MKKVDYLSTLFVGIDIGARQNVVSAINFEQEFFIKMKPVPNTQSGAEQLESMLVKILENNIFKVTIIGLESTSFYGVHIANFLSASEKFVPYKPYVYCLNPKEVANYKDSFNALNKNDGIDSFVIADFARVGRIHTEPWRGSQYLALQRLTRHRLHIVECLTREKTYMLSNVFLKFSEFALLDGEEHPFSNKYGATASSILTDFLSSEDIANASIEELVEFINTKSRKRISDPQMTAKILQQAARNSYRLDKCLYEPLTISIACSFNCIQAFEKELSTINKAIEKAVMGMNPVEYQILMSIPGFGPVYSSGILAELGSVHAFPNNDAIAKYAGIVWKENQSGDFKAENTPMNKAGNRYLRYYLIEAAGSVIRHVPEYQAFYQKKFAEVTTHQHKRALALTSRKLIRLIFGLLAKNQLYSSNRVD
- the dprA gene encoding DNA-processing protein DprA — encoded protein: MNFYNYWIVNMPIPKRTKNKLMSEFKNSEDIYYALKNGYCDIINYEEIINFFKNDYNDNIKRKINYLSEDGVDLTLINSINYPKSLLNIKNPPFGLFYKGNIEKLNDKYNVSIVGARKCSYYGRNVTELICKELSINKINIISGLARGIDSIAHESALNNGGYTCGVLGCGIDMVYPKENKKIYDIMKSRGCIISEFLPGTGPLKDNFPIRNRIISGLSQLVIVIEAGEKSGSLITTSFANDQGKYVMAVPGSVLSNCSMGTNRLIQDGAIVYTEVKDIFDCIKYTYTNTSNASCKNNVNDKFTYLENKIYNVINDNPIHIDDIIKITNIDINRLYEVLFELQLKKHITCLAGNYYVKLYK
- a CDS encoding transposase; this encodes MENKKCTDINILSYFASLRHDSERKCPYCGCTHTVLYGKYNGKQRYICKSCRRTFNDFTNTPIARTHFPEKWESFIRCTLEGLSLKAAAREIGVSYVTLFYWRHKLLSALKMVKQNKMQGKFELYNFFLKFSRKGQKGIEHNEKRVHDQSVSYINISNNKVCVITALDSHKNIYSRAVGMGRMNAMDMENHIGKLLNKNKHVISRPKSFFAMFFKRKKIREINKFLDNSSEAVKYRCDCMEWIYRFRGVATKYLNNYLSLFKFLKSSNSNNISSTINKFIEARSKINIENTYTNMRNAKICFN